A single genomic interval of Psychrilyobacter piezotolerans harbors:
- a CDS encoding nucleotidyltransferase family protein yields MITAIVLASGYSSRMGKNKLLLLKDNIPMVEHLFRQLSRINFHKVIVVTQYDEVDKLAESYGYISVINMTPQNGISESIKLGVKNTDADSNFMFFTGDQPFLRGEVIKKIMDISEDGCIAVPRLSGKRKSPVIFGRVYREELLKLDGDTGGKEIINKNLNSVKYLDFSGGNDFLDIDTVEEYEKIR; encoded by the coding sequence ATGATTACAGCTATAGTCCTTGCCTCTGGGTATAGTTCACGGATGGGTAAAAATAAACTCCTGCTGTTAAAAGACAATATTCCCATGGTTGAACATCTTTTCCGTCAGTTGTCTCGGATAAACTTTCACAAAGTTATAGTGGTTACCCAGTATGATGAGGTAGATAAATTGGCTGAATCATATGGTTATATATCTGTTATAAATATGACCCCTCAAAATGGAATCAGTGAAAGTATAAAATTAGGAGTAAAAAATACAGATGCAGATTCTAATTTTATGTTTTTTACCGGGGACCAGCCCTTTCTCAGGGGAGAGGTTATAAAAAAAATAATGGATATTTCTGAGGATGGATGTATAGCGGTTCCCAGGCTCTCAGGGAAGCGAAAGAGTCCTGTGATATTTGGCAGAGTTTACAGGGAAGAACTCCTGAAATTAGATGGTGATACAGGCGGTAAAGAAATAATAAATAAAAATTTAAACAGTGTAAAATATTTAGATTTTTCTGGTGGAAATGATTTTTTAGATATAGATACCGTGGAAGAATATGAAAAAATAAGGTAG
- the yqeC gene encoding selenium cofactor biosynthesis protein YqeC, giving the protein MIDLNLKKGDVVSILGAGGKTTLLNYLSNKYSADNSVLMTTTTKIFTPLNYDYLYHDINFLDTESFTLKNSLYVVAPKYKGKLSSLPMADLEGLTKYFDYTFIEADGSRMKPLKGWSENEPVICGNTTITIGVIDLTQIGKPIDEEIVHRVELFCRLTGKKEGDILTIDDCVEIIIKKDGIFKNSKGKKIIFFSKVDLMENLKIIEEIKIKLYEKKFHGEIIAGGIL; this is encoded by the coding sequence ATGATAGATTTAAATTTGAAAAAAGGAGATGTGGTATCCATATTAGGAGCAGGGGGGAAGACCACCCTTTTAAATTATCTATCCAATAAATATAGTGCAGACAACTCTGTACTTATGACTACAACTACCAAAATATTTACACCTCTAAATTATGATTATCTTTATCATGATATAAATTTTTTAGATACAGAATCTTTTACGCTTAAAAATAGTCTTTATGTGGTGGCTCCTAAATATAAAGGTAAACTATCCAGTCTGCCTATGGCAGATTTAGAAGGTCTGACAAAATATTTTGACTATACCTTTATAGAAGCAGACGGTTCCCGGATGAAGCCCCTTAAGGGGTGGAGTGAAAACGAGCCGGTTATCTGTGGTAATACCACTATAACCATAGGTGTAATAGATCTCACCCAGATAGGGAAACCAATAGATGAAGAGATTGTCCACAGGGTAGAATTATTTTGCAGATTAACAGGTAAAAAAGAAGGAGATATCCTGACCATAGATGACTGTGTTGAAATTATTATAAAAAAAGATGGGATCTTTAAAAATTCAAAGGGTAAAAAGATTATATTTTTCAGTAAGGTAGATTTGATGGAAAATTTAAAAATTATAGAAGAGATAAAAATTAAACTATATGAGAAAAAATTTCATGGGGAAATAATAGCAGGGGGGATCTTATGA
- a CDS encoding glutaredoxin family protein: MIKIYGKENCRQCEELKSKLINDGAEFEYIEDIKELRIVASKAKIMSAPIIEYNNKFFTMDSFLKEVK, encoded by the coding sequence ATGATAAAAATATACGGAAAAGAAAATTGCAGACAGTGTGAGGAATTAAAGTCTAAGTTAATAAATGATGGTGCAGAGTTTGAATATATAGAGGATATTAAAGAGTTGAGGATTGTGGCCAGTAAGGCTAAGATAATGTCAGCCCCGATAATTGAATACAACAATAAATTCTTTACCATGGATAGTTTTTTAAAAGAGGTAAAATAA